The region CTTCAGAGACAAAGTTTTCGGAAGCGATTAATTCAATCTTTTCCTGCTGACGCTTTCTTTCATCCTGCATTGCATTGTACAGTTCCTGATCTGCTTGTTTTAGATGTTCCAAAGTGATTCCCCCTCGTAAAAATTTTTAGTGTATACATTGCTTAATTCATAGGTTCATAGACTGCACGCTTACCGCCAATCAGTTTTGGTCTGGTGCGTGCTGCATTGACTCGTGCCTCGCCGATTGCCCGCTTGTTAAAACGGAGCGGGACAGCAACTTTTTTCAAGTGCATGCCGATCATCGTTTCACCAATATCGATGCCATTGTCAGCCTTAATTGTTTCGACGACAACCGGCTGTTCCATGTGATGGTATGCATAAGATGCCATTGATCCACCCGCACCAGGCATTGGAACCGCCGAGACTTGCTCGAGATGATGCTGTTGCATCGTTTTCTTTTCAACAACGAGTGAACGGTTTAAATGTTCACAGCATTGAAAAGCCAG is a window of Virgibacillus ihumii DNA encoding:
- a CDS encoding TIGR01440 family protein, whose amino-acid sequence is MQQVKEDTEAVLTEFQNSGHLKKGDLFVIGCSTSEVVGSNIGTSWSDEAAAVIFDALRDMQQQTDVELAFQCCEHLNRSLVVEKKTMQQHHLEQVSAVPMPGAGGSMASYAYHHMEQPVVVETIKADNGIDIGETMIGMHLKKVAVPLRFNKRAIGEARVNAARTRPKLIGGKRAVYEPMN